In Prevotella sp. oral taxon 475, one DNA window encodes the following:
- the ruvA gene encoding Holliday junction branch migration protein RuvA, with protein sequence MIEYIKGELVELTPAQAIIETGGVGYALSISLNTYTALQGQKTAKLLVHEALVAGGRDDSYTLYGFSTQQERQLYRLLISVSGVGANSARMILSAMSTTELCNVISAGNDRMLKTVKGIGAKTAQRIIVDLKDKILASGIAQELPATAGVADSVDNNVKEEAVGALTMLGFAPAASAKVVVEILTEQPQLPVEQVVKIALKRIK encoded by the coding sequence ATGATAGAATATATCAAAGGCGAACTCGTAGAACTCACGCCCGCACAGGCCATCATCGAAACCGGCGGCGTGGGCTACGCCTTGAGCATCTCGCTCAACACCTATACCGCCCTTCAAGGGCAGAAAACGGCAAAACTGCTCGTGCACGAAGCTCTTGTGGCCGGCGGACGGGACGACTCCTACACGCTCTATGGCTTTTCCACACAACAGGAACGACAGCTCTACCGGCTCCTCATCAGTGTCTCGGGCGTGGGGGCCAACTCGGCACGGATGATTCTCTCGGCCATGTCGACCACCGAACTCTGCAACGTCATCTCAGCCGGTAACGACCGGATGCTCAAAACCGTGAAAGGCATCGGAGCCAAAACGGCTCAACGCATCATCGTCGACCTCAAAGACAAAATCCTCGCCAGCGGCATTGCGCAGGAATTGCCCGCCACGGCAGGAGTTGCCGACAGCGTAGACAACAACGTCAAAGAGGAAGCCGTGGGCGCACTCACCATGCTCGGTTTCGCTCCGGCCGCATCGGCCAAAGTGGTGGTCGAGATCCTCACCGAACAACCTCAACTGCCCGTCGAACAGGTGGTGAAGATCGCACTCAAAAGAATCAAGTAA
- the sprA gene encoding cell surface protein SprA, which yields MASYTFAIPSRQNNPTRRPEKTPADSLQMADEETKADSAATKNRWKVQRTTPISYADLKGKTADLKQPDNLRSSVEYNDTLNRYIIGAKIGSTYLAAPIMMTPEEYRTWSERQARNQYFRTKNNEIYQAKGKEKFDFTDMHFDLGPAEKIFGPGGVRIKTQGSAEIRFGVNLKNIDNPSIPIRNRKTTAMDFDEKININVNGKVGDKVNMNLNYNTDATFDFDAQSLKLKYDGKEDEIIKLVEAGNVTFPSNSSLVKGASSLFGLRTDLQFGKLKMQLVASQKKSSSKNVSSRGGVQLTPFEINVADYEENRHFFLSHYFRDRYDAWMASLPNLMSGISINRVEIWVTNKTGTTNNTRNIIALTDLGEVSHLSNPLWSTFGTVPSNGGNSEYSAMTTTYSAARDIDRTSSVLDALSGFVGGSDYEKLESARLLSPSEYTVNTALGYVSLKSSLQTDQVLAVAYEYTYGGVTYQVGEFAGDNTDTRQALFVKSLKNTSNNPAQGNWNLMMKNVYYLASSVERAKFRLDIKYLSDTTGVYLNYIPEQQVKDEMLIKMLGADRLDNNNRAHANGYFDFVEGYTVANGRVFIPKAEPFGSYLYNYLVAKGVPATVARTYSFTELYSSTKTIAKQIAEKNKYLLSGQYRGTSANVISLGAYNVPQGSVVVTAGGVRLTEGVDYSVDYNAGEVTILNQSIIDAGTAVNVSLESNTDYGQQRKTMFGLNWEYAFSKEFQLSGTLQHLSEQALTTKVNMGAEPLNNTLWGFNVNWKKESQWLTHLLDKIPFLHVSQPSQISFTGEFAQLIAGQGKGTQDNASYLDDFETTKSAIDVSTPTSWTLSSVPSMFSEYNDKSTLTSGYNRSRLAWYTIDPLFTRRSSSLTPAHIKGDLQQLSNHYVREVPVRELFPNRDQNSYGGVSTLSVLNLAYYPNERGPYNFNPDLGLDGTLNNPTRHWGGMMRKLDTNDFETANIEYIEFWLLDPFIYTNKQSNASDYGGDFYINLGEVSEDILKDGKKFYESGMPVDGSQSFTTTQWGKIPTQATTTYAFATSKGSRVLQDVGYNGLNDEEERNFSPYQTFLTTVQTRVSPAVFDSIKADPANDNYHYFRGSDYDRSAVSILNRYKYINNPQGNSPDSDSRSESYDTSYKSTPDVEDINQDYTLNEYEKYYQYHVSLRPADMVVGRNFIVDKREAAASLRNGTSENVTWYQFRIPVTEYERRFGSISDFTSIRFMRMFLTGFKHPIVMRFGALDLVRGEWRTYEQNISNTAMQTGKMAVSAVSFEENSDKTPVNYILPPGIRRGADPTQPQMVEDNEQALSMVVTNLSHGEAKAVYKNTTIDLRQYKRLQMFVHANALEPNATTLTDGQLSVFIRLGSDYKSNYYEYDIPLTLTAPNKYSDRSYADSRSVWPEENMLDIALNVFTSLKKERNKAKAAGLASYTVPYSAYDSDKPKNKITIMGNPTLGEVRTLIIGVRNNAGTQKSGEVWVNELRLKEYENEGGWAAQGNLNLQLSDFGTVNLQGQYISEGFGGLEDGVAQRKTDNFKTYSVTTSLELGKFFPEKAKVSAPLYYSMTKEATSPKYNPLDTDLRLKDALEAAADKQERDSIKSIAVTQTTSTNFSLSNFRVGIQNKRHPMPYDPANFSISYSHAHRFSSGETTVYEKEDNWRGTLSYNWTPVYRPLEPFRRMKAKSKWLDILKRFGLNWLPQNLAFNSEISRNYYELQERDMESTGGNRLPVTFNSQFLWNRDFSLRWDLTRNLHMNFQSATHAEIEQPYTAVNKDLYPDRYQAWKDSVWTSIKRLGTPLDYNQSFTLSYQPPLNLLPIFNWVNTDATYNATYRWVRGTAMDDGTSLGNTIVSNRDLNINGTFDLVKLYNHVPFLRKTNERFNREPNFNEHDRKRQEQRNLQKKKITRDEKRVQEQQQALPKNRNSYEQEVTLRPDTVIDIHHNKHSRRLLVTARTEDGRLYQLRYRRRGTDQIRIINRVDSALKLKVTVTAKEPLEKLSWYQTAQAAARVLMMVRSMSLSYRNQYSLSLPGFMPNVGDAFGQIRRTSALAPGLDFAFGLIDDDYIGRARDRDWLLMNDSVATPAATSKTEDLQLRMTLEPLRNLKIDLHAARTQTTARSIQYMYAGTPTTQSGTFTMTTISLRSAFEGIGSANTGYRSASFSRFCDALPVFRNRVEAQYTGALYPAGTALAGTPFNPANGTVSSYSADVMIPAFLDSYTAMGGQSLSIFPSLARLLPNWTLRYSGLSKLPWLRNHFKSINLNHAYKSIYAIGSYSSYSTFVEYMNGLGFITDVSTGRPIPSSPYNVSTVSINEAFSPLLGVDMTFNNNLTAKVEYRSTRVLSLSLTSVQINEAVSRDWVVGLAYRINNFRLFGPHTARTVKTKNRTSVASATHTTSKPKASANANHDLNMRLDLSYRRQASISRDIATRTSAASSGNTAFKLSFSADYTLSRLLTMSFYYDRQTNTPLLSSNSYPTTTQDFGLSLKFSLTR from the coding sequence ATGGCGAGCTACACCTTTGCCATCCCCTCCCGGCAAAACAACCCAACACGTCGACCGGAAAAAACACCCGCAGACTCCCTCCAAATGGCCGACGAGGAAACAAAGGCCGACTCTGCAGCCACCAAAAACCGATGGAAAGTGCAACGCACGACGCCCATCTCCTATGCCGACCTGAAAGGGAAAACCGCAGACCTCAAACAACCCGACAACCTGCGCTCCTCCGTCGAATACAACGACACACTCAACCGATATATCATCGGTGCCAAAATCGGGTCTACCTACCTCGCCGCCCCCATCATGATGACTCCCGAGGAATACAGAACGTGGAGCGAACGGCAGGCCCGAAACCAATACTTCCGCACGAAGAACAACGAAATCTATCAAGCCAAGGGAAAAGAAAAATTCGACTTCACCGATATGCACTTCGACCTCGGACCGGCCGAGAAGATCTTCGGGCCCGGCGGCGTGCGCATCAAAACACAAGGTTCTGCCGAGATACGCTTTGGAGTCAACCTCAAAAACATCGATAATCCCTCCATCCCCATCCGCAACCGAAAAACCACGGCCATGGACTTCGATGAGAAAATCAATATCAACGTCAACGGTAAGGTGGGCGACAAGGTGAACATGAACCTCAACTATAACACCGATGCCACTTTCGACTTCGATGCCCAAAGCCTCAAACTCAAATACGACGGCAAGGAAGACGAAATCATCAAACTCGTCGAGGCCGGAAACGTCACCTTCCCCTCCAACTCGTCGCTGGTGAAGGGGGCCAGCTCGCTCTTCGGTCTACGCACCGACCTGCAGTTCGGTAAACTCAAAATGCAACTCGTAGCCTCGCAAAAGAAGTCGTCCTCCAAAAACGTCTCCTCGCGCGGCGGCGTGCAGCTCACACCCTTCGAAATCAACGTGGCCGACTATGAAGAAAACCGACACTTCTTTCTCTCCCATTATTTCCGCGATCGATACGATGCCTGGATGGCCTCCCTGCCCAATCTCATGAGTGGCATCTCCATCAACCGCGTGGAGATATGGGTGACCAACAAAACCGGAACCACCAACAATACCCGCAACATCATCGCCCTGACCGACCTGGGCGAAGTGAGCCACCTCTCCAACCCGCTCTGGAGCACATTCGGCACCGTTCCCTCCAATGGCGGAAACTCGGAATATTCGGCCATGACGACAACCTATTCCGCCGCCCGAGACATCGACAGAACCTCCTCGGTGCTCGACGCACTCAGCGGATTTGTGGGCGGAAGCGACTACGAAAAGCTCGAAAGTGCCCGATTGCTCTCTCCCTCGGAATACACCGTCAATACGGCCCTGGGATACGTTTCGCTAAAGAGTTCGTTGCAAACCGACCAAGTACTCGCTGTAGCCTATGAATACACCTACGGCGGCGTGACCTATCAAGTGGGCGAGTTTGCAGGCGACAACACCGATACCCGTCAGGCTCTGTTCGTGAAGTCGCTCAAAAACACCAGCAACAATCCTGCACAAGGCAACTGGAACCTCATGATGAAGAACGTCTATTACCTGGCCTCATCCGTAGAACGGGCAAAGTTCCGGCTCGACATCAAATACCTCAGCGACACTACCGGCGTCTATCTCAACTACATTCCGGAACAGCAGGTGAAAGACGAAATGCTCATCAAAATGTTAGGAGCCGACCGCCTGGACAATAACAATCGGGCACACGCCAACGGCTATTTCGACTTTGTCGAGGGCTATACCGTAGCCAACGGACGCGTCTTCATTCCCAAGGCAGAACCCTTTGGTTCCTATCTCTACAACTATCTTGTGGCCAAAGGCGTTCCGGCTACCGTAGCCCGCACCTACAGTTTTACCGAACTCTACAGCTCTACCAAAACCATTGCCAAGCAGATTGCCGAGAAGAATAAATACCTCCTGTCCGGACAATACCGCGGCACCAGTGCCAACGTCATCTCGCTCGGAGCCTACAACGTGCCGCAGGGCTCGGTCGTGGTTACAGCCGGAGGTGTAAGACTCACTGAGGGCGTAGACTATAGCGTAGACTATAATGCTGGTGAGGTGACCATCCTTAACCAAAGCATCATCGACGCAGGAACGGCGGTAAACGTCTCGCTGGAAAGCAATACCGATTATGGGCAACAACGCAAAACGATGTTCGGTCTGAACTGGGAATACGCTTTCTCAAAAGAATTCCAATTGAGCGGCACGTTGCAACATCTTTCCGAGCAAGCTCTCACCACTAAGGTGAACATGGGGGCCGAACCTCTGAACAATACGCTGTGGGGATTCAACGTCAACTGGAAGAAAGAAAGTCAATGGCTCACTCATCTGCTTGATAAGATACCTTTCTTGCATGTTAGTCAGCCCTCGCAAATCAGCTTTACGGGAGAGTTCGCCCAACTGATTGCCGGACAAGGCAAAGGAACACAAGACAATGCCTCCTATCTCGACGACTTCGAGACCACGAAAAGTGCTATCGACGTCAGCACGCCTACCTCGTGGACGCTGTCGAGTGTGCCGTCAATGTTCAGCGAATATAACGACAAATCGACATTGACGAGTGGCTATAACCGTAGTCGACTGGCATGGTACACCATCGATCCGCTGTTCACCCGTCGCAGCAGTTCGCTCACCCCAGCACACATCAAGGGCGACTTGCAACAACTCTCCAATCATTATGTGCGTGAGGTCCCTGTCCGCGAACTCTTTCCCAACCGAGACCAAAATAGTTATGGCGGTGTGTCTACGCTCTCAGTGCTCAACTTGGCTTATTATCCCAACGAGCGCGGTCCCTATAACTTCAATCCAGATCTCGGCCTCGATGGTACGCTCAACAATCCGACAAGACATTGGGGTGGAATGATGCGCAAACTCGATACCAACGATTTCGAGACAGCCAATATCGAGTATATAGAGTTCTGGCTGCTCGATCCCTTTATTTATACGAATAAGCAGAGCAATGCCAGCGACTACGGGGGCGACTTCTATATCAACCTTGGCGAAGTGAGCGAGGATATTCTCAAAGACGGGAAGAAGTTTTATGAGAGCGGAATGCCAGTAGACGGGTCGCAAAGCTTCACCACCACGCAGTGGGGAAAGATTCCTACGCAGGCCACTACCACTTATGCGTTTGCCACATCGAAAGGCTCACGTGTGTTGCAAGATGTGGGCTATAACGGACTCAACGATGAGGAGGAGCGTAATTTCTCACCTTATCAAACCTTTCTCACAACGGTTCAGACACGGGTGAGCCCTGCCGTGTTCGATTCGATCAAGGCCGACCCCGCCAATGATAACTATCATTATTTCCGCGGCTCGGACTACGACCGCTCTGCCGTCTCCATTCTGAACCGCTATAAGTACATTAATAACCCGCAGGGCAATTCGCCCGATAGCGATTCGCGCAGCGAGAGCTATGATACGTCGTACAAATCTACGCCCGATGTGGAAGATATCAATCAAGATTACACGCTCAACGAATATGAGAAATACTATCAATATCACGTCTCGCTTCGCCCGGCAGACATGGTGGTGGGCCGAAACTTTATCGTAGATAAGCGGGAGGCGGCGGCTTCTCTGCGCAATGGCACGAGCGAAAATGTCACTTGGTATCAGTTCCGCATTCCCGTAACAGAGTATGAGCGGCGATTTGGTAGTATTTCCGATTTCACCAGTATTCGTTTCATGCGCATGTTTCTCACGGGTTTCAAACATCCCATCGTGATGCGTTTTGGCGCACTCGACTTGGTAAGAGGTGAGTGGCGCACCTATGAACAGAACATTAGCAACACGGCCATGCAGACAGGAAAGATGGCTGTAAGTGCAGTTAGTTTTGAAGAGAATAGCGACAAGACACCGGTGAATTATATTCTCCCGCCGGGAATACGCCGCGGAGCCGACCCCACGCAGCCGCAGATGGTAGAAGACAATGAGCAGGCCTTAAGCATGGTCGTTACGAATCTGAGTCACGGCGAAGCAAAAGCGGTGTACAAGAATACTACTATCGATCTGCGTCAATACAAGCGGCTGCAAATGTTTGTACATGCAAATGCCCTGGAACCCAATGCTACGACGCTCACCGATGGTCAGCTGTCGGTATTTATAAGGTTGGGTAGCGATTATAAGAGCAACTATTACGAATACGATATTCCGCTGACCCTGACCGCTCCCAATAAATACAGCGATCGTTCGTATGCCGACAGTCGGTCGGTGTGGCCTGAAGAGAATATGCTCGATATTGCCCTGAATGTATTTACCTCGCTGAAGAAGGAGCGAAACAAAGCCAAAGCTGCTGGACTTGCATCGTACACGGTACCGTATAGTGCTTACGACAGCGACAAACCCAAAAACAAGATCACCATTATGGGAAATCCTACACTGGGCGAGGTGAGAACCTTGATTATCGGTGTAAGGAACAATGCAGGAACGCAAAAAAGTGGTGAGGTATGGGTGAACGAACTACGCTTGAAAGAATACGAGAATGAAGGCGGATGGGCGGCGCAGGGTAATCTGAACCTGCAGCTCTCGGATTTCGGAACTGTTAATCTGCAGGGCCAGTACATCTCCGAAGGTTTCGGTGGACTGGAAGATGGAGTCGCGCAGCGCAAAACCGATAATTTTAAAACTTATAGCGTTACGACGAGTCTTGAGTTGGGCAAATTTTTCCCCGAGAAGGCCAAGGTGTCTGCACCGCTCTACTACTCGATGACGAAAGAGGCCACGAGTCCAAAGTATAATCCGCTTGATACCGACTTGCGTTTGAAAGATGCGCTTGAAGCCGCAGCCGATAAGCAGGAACGCGATTCGATCAAGAGCATTGCCGTTACCCAAACCACGAGCACCAATTTCTCTCTGTCGAACTTCCGTGTGGGTATTCAAAACAAACGTCACCCCATGCCTTACGACCCGGCCAACTTCTCTATCTCTTACAGTCATGCTCACCGATTCTCCAGCGGCGAAACAACGGTCTACGAAAAGGAAGATAATTGGCGCGGAACGCTGAGTTACAATTGGACGCCGGTGTATCGCCCCCTCGAACCCTTCAGAAGAATGAAAGCGAAATCGAAGTGGCTCGACATCCTTAAACGATTCGGTCTCAACTGGTTGCCGCAAAACCTGGCCTTCAATTCAGAGATCAGCCGCAATTACTATGAGTTGCAAGAACGCGATATGGAGAGCACCGGTGGCAACAGACTCCCCGTCACGTTCAATTCGCAATTCCTTTGGAATCGCGACTTCTCCCTGCGTTGGGATCTCACCCGCAATCTACATATGAATTTCCAGAGTGCAACGCATGCCGAGATAGAGCAACCTTACACCGCTGTTAATAAAGACCTGTACCCCGATCGCTACCAGGCCTGGAAAGACTCGGTGTGGACCAGCATCAAACGTCTCGGTACGCCGCTCGACTACAACCAGTCGTTCACACTTTCCTATCAGCCACCGCTCAACCTATTGCCCATCTTCAATTGGGTGAACACCGATGCTACCTATAACGCCACTTACCGATGGGTGCGCGGCACTGCTATGGACGATGGCACATCGTTGGGTAATACCATTGTCAGCAATCGCGACTTGAATATCAACGGCACGTTCGACCTCGTGAAACTTTACAATCACGTTCCTTTCCTCCGCAAAACCAATGAACGGTTTAACCGCGAACCTAACTTCAATGAACACGACCGAAAACGGCAAGAACAACGCAATCTACAAAAGAAGAAGATCACTCGCGACGAAAAACGGGTGCAGGAACAACAGCAAGCTCTTCCCAAGAACCGCAACAGTTATGAACAGGAAGTAACGTTGCGTCCCGACACCGTTATCGACATTCATCACAACAAACACTCGCGCCGACTCCTTGTGACGGCACGCACCGAAGATGGTCGACTTTATCAGTTGCGCTACCGACGGCGCGGTACCGACCAAATACGCATCATCAATCGCGTGGATAGTGCTCTGAAGTTGAAAGTAACTGTCACGGCAAAAGAACCGCTCGAGAAATTGTCTTGGTACCAAACGGCACAAGCTGCTGCACGCGTACTGATGATGGTGCGGTCGATGAGTCTATCTTATCGCAACCAATACTCCCTGTCGTTGCCGGGCTTTATGCCCAACGTGGGCGATGCTTTCGGACAGATACGTCGCACCTCGGCACTTGCTCCTGGTCTCGATTTTGCCTTCGGACTAATAGACGACGACTATATTGGTCGTGCCCGCGACAGAGATTGGCTTCTGATGAACGACTCGGTGGCCACACCGGCTGCTACCTCGAAAACCGAAGATCTGCAATTGCGCATGACCTTGGAACCCCTACGTAATCTGAAGATCGATCTGCACGCGGCACGAACCCAAACCACCGCCCGTAGCATTCAATATATGTACGCCGGTACGCCCACCACCCAGAGTGGCACTTTCACGATGACCACCATCTCGTTGCGCAGCGCCTTCGAGGGTATCGGTTCGGCCAATACCGGCTACCGCAGTGCGTCGTTCTCCCGGTTCTGCGATGCTCTTCCTGTTTTCCGCAATCGCGTCGAGGCCCAGTACACTGGTGCACTCTATCCTGCTGGAACCGCACTGGCCGGCACACCATTCAATCCCGCCAACGGAACGGTGAGTTCTTACAGTGCCGACGTGATGATACCGGCCTTCCTCGACTCCTACACAGCTATGGGGGGGCAGTCGCTCAGCATCTTCCCCAGTCTGGCCCGACTGTTGCCTAACTGGACACTACGCTATAGCGGACTGTCCAAGCTACCCTGGCTCCGCAACCATTTCAAGAGCATCAATCTCAACCACGCTTATAAAAGCATCTATGCCATAGGCTCTTATTCTTCGTATAGCACCTTTGTGGAATACATGAACGGACTCGGTTTCATCACCGATGTCTCCACCGGTCGCCCTATCCCCAGCAGTCCCTACAACGTTTCTACAGTGAGCATCAACGAGGCCTTCTCGCCTCTATTGGGAGTGGATATGACATTCAATAACAACCTCACGGCCAAGGTGGAATATCGCAGTACGCGGGTGTTGAGCTTGAGTCTCACGAGTGTGCAGATCAACGAAGCCGTGAGCCGCGACTGGGTGGTGGGTTTGGCCTATCGCATCAACAACTTCCGCCTCTTTGGTCCCCACACTGCTCGCACCGTAAAGACGAAGAACCGAACCTCCGTAGCCTCTGCCACCCATACCACTTCCAAACCTAAGGCGTCTGCCAATGCCAACCACGACCTCAATATGCGGCTCGACCTGAGCTATCGCCGCCAGGCCAGCATCAGTCGCGACATCGCCACCCGCACGAGTGCTGCCAGCAGCGGTAATACAGCCTTCAAACTCAGTTTCTCGGCCGACTATACCCTCTCCCGATTGCTCACCATGAGCTTTTATTACGACCGTCAAACCAACACGCCTCTGCTCAGCAGCAACAGCTATCCCACTACCACGCAAGACTTTGGCCTCAGTCTCAAATTCTCGCTCACGCGATAA
- a CDS encoding thiol protease/hemagglutinin PrtT, giving the protein MTNSNSFPRHIFLRSAAAAFLFAFAAIMPAEGKEISARKALGIAKRYVTLEKKAYTAPRTRSVTGSADVEPFYIFNDAKGRGFVVVSGDDALGEVLAYSHSGRLDTLHTHPGVQFLLEGYRESFAQLKNHPAAQTVAATRAAGGGQRVAPMLRSEWNQDAPYNLKTGYDYTGCVATAMAQLMYYHKWPAQGKGQNSYRVTYDGTMKSADFSQSHYDWDNMLPTYKGIYPRATAAQENAVAQLMSDVGIAVFMQYTPSSSGSQNINAYRALKNNFDYSAAYVTKADEGIGRFTDILRKELLSGFPVYLSGDPKRGSGHAWVTDGFDGDGLFHMNFGWGGSADGYFSLRALNLSQTGNEFGGKPLTFGYRLTAILAHPNKTGIDPVDADLLEENPNLAFTAGGRFVPAFGDGPIARTSKIEVQMSGFTNQSSDVFVGDIGVGLFDEQGTLLHVFPSNDHDNGGFTQQRFGLYNEGKMPSGGLVDEVQTLKVDLQTLAAGRYRLVPMCATLAGGQWGTWVRMKKAPNIELQLSESQIRVTEASAASYAFQLAGQPQLSRLLTPGDEVKVTLPIKNLYGVGMDAFVRLSLVDENDVEVASARSRSFDFESFGTTSAMLNLKVGATVAPKRYRVKLTLVKDEGQSPENDATAPHYAVRDFHNLEAAYITVDVPEKTSPIRQVTPYVQDNAGDGIPGTGINLKQNSLLKFGCLFSIAEGRSFNGELSLSLEDEQSGQIIPLTTLQKDYHLSSNEQSNIITAWVKTSTFAVLNNRRYRLVLQGKTAGTTEDLWPAQQPPFYLTFEDSRYTTGISSLSGSETEAVSSPVVLHDGHRIEVRGTHLREADLFNVSGQLLKRSTAPGQDSLLLSISDVAPGVYLLRIVADGKTSTHRFLKQDAE; this is encoded by the coding sequence ATGACAAACAGTAATTCATTCCCACGACACATCTTCCTACGATCGGCCGCTGCCGCTTTCCTTTTTGCCTTTGCAGCCATCATGCCTGCAGAGGGCAAAGAAATTTCGGCGCGCAAGGCCCTTGGTATCGCCAAAAGATACGTTACGCTCGAGAAAAAGGCCTACACGGCTCCCCGAACCCGAAGTGTGACGGGCAGCGCGGACGTCGAGCCGTTTTATATTTTCAACGACGCTAAGGGACGCGGATTCGTTGTCGTCTCGGGCGATGATGCCCTGGGTGAAGTGTTGGCCTATAGCCACTCGGGCCGACTTGATACGCTCCATACTCATCCCGGGGTGCAGTTTCTCTTGGAGGGCTATCGGGAAAGTTTCGCCCAACTTAAGAATCATCCCGCTGCGCAGACCGTTGCTGCTACGCGAGCCGCAGGAGGAGGGCAACGAGTGGCTCCGATGTTGCGGAGTGAGTGGAACCAAGATGCTCCCTACAATCTTAAGACCGGCTACGATTATACCGGCTGTGTGGCCACGGCTATGGCGCAACTGATGTACTATCACAAATGGCCGGCCCAAGGAAAGGGGCAGAATAGCTATCGGGTGACCTACGACGGGACGATGAAGAGTGCCGATTTCAGTCAGTCGCACTACGACTGGGACAATATGCTCCCCACTTATAAAGGCATCTATCCTCGAGCCACTGCCGCACAAGAAAATGCCGTGGCACAGCTGATGAGCGATGTGGGCATCGCCGTTTTCATGCAGTACACACCCTCGTCGAGCGGCTCGCAGAATATCAATGCCTATCGCGCGCTGAAAAATAATTTCGACTATTCCGCTGCCTATGTTACGAAGGCCGACGAGGGCATTGGCCGTTTCACCGACATTCTGCGGAAAGAACTGCTCAGTGGATTTCCTGTCTATCTCTCGGGCGACCCCAAACGAGGCTCGGGACATGCCTGGGTGACCGACGGATTTGATGGCGACGGACTCTTCCACATGAACTTCGGATGGGGCGGTTCGGCCGACGGTTACTTTTCGCTCCGAGCTCTGAATCTGTCGCAAACCGGAAATGAGTTCGGCGGCAAGCCTCTCACCTTTGGCTATCGGCTCACGGCCATCCTCGCGCATCCCAACAAAACGGGCATCGACCCCGTAGATGCCGATCTGTTGGAAGAGAATCCCAATCTCGCCTTCACTGCTGGCGGACGTTTTGTTCCGGCTTTCGGCGACGGGCCTATTGCTCGAACCTCCAAAATCGAGGTGCAGATGAGCGGTTTTACCAATCAAAGTTCCGACGTCTTTGTGGGCGACATCGGCGTGGGTCTCTTCGACGAGCAGGGAACGCTTCTTCACGTTTTCCCCTCTAACGATCACGACAATGGCGGGTTCACCCAGCAGCGTTTCGGACTCTATAACGAAGGGAAGATGCCATCGGGCGGACTTGTCGACGAGGTGCAAACGCTCAAGGTCGACCTCCAAACCCTCGCCGCAGGTCGTTACCGCCTCGTCCCGATGTGTGCCACTCTTGCCGGCGGACAGTGGGGCACTTGGGTGCGAATGAAAAAGGCTCCCAACATCGAACTTCAGCTCTCCGAGAGTCAGATTCGAGTGACCGAAGCCAGTGCCGCCTCGTACGCTTTCCAACTTGCCGGTCAGCCACAGCTGAGCAGACTTCTCACCCCCGGCGACGAAGTGAAAGTGACACTGCCTATCAAAAATCTCTACGGCGTGGGAATGGATGCCTTTGTGCGCCTCTCGCTCGTTGATGAAAACGACGTGGAAGTGGCCTCAGCCCGCAGTCGCTCTTTCGATTTCGAAAGCTTTGGCACCACTTCTGCCATGCTGAATCTAAAGGTTGGAGCTACCGTCGCTCCCAAACGCTACCGCGTCAAGCTCACCCTCGTCAAAGACGAAGGACAAAGCCCCGAGAACGATGCTACCGCTCCTCACTATGCTGTCAGAGACTTCCACAACCTCGAGGCAGCCTATATCACCGTAGACGTGCCCGAGAAGACATCGCCCATCCGCCAGGTAACTCCTTACGTTCAAGATAATGCCGGAGATGGCATCCCTGGCACAGGCATCAATCTGAAGCAAAACAGCCTGCTCAAGTTCGGCTGCCTCTTCTCCATCGCCGAGGGGCGTAGTTTCAATGGCGAACTGTCGCTCTCGCTGGAGGACGAACAAAGCGGGCAAATCATTCCGCTCACGACGCTCCAAAAGGACTACCATCTCTCTTCCAACGAACAGAGCAACATCATCACCGCATGGGTGAAGACCAGCACTTTCGCCGTGCTCAACAATCGCCGCTATCGACTCGTGTTGCAGGGTAAGACTGCCGGCACAACCGAAGACCTCTGGCCGGCACAACAGCCGCCCTTCTATCTCACCTTCGAAGACAGTCGATATACCACCGGCATCTCCTCGCTCTCCGGCAGTGAGACGGAAGCTGTTTCTTCCCCCGTCGTCCTTCACGATGGTCATCGGATAGAGGTGCGGGGCACGCATCTTCGCGAGGCGGATCTCTTCAACGTCAGCGGGCAACTCTTAAAACGCAGCACAGCTCCCGGTCAAGATTCGCTTCTCCTGTCTATCTCCGATGTCGCTCCCGGCGTCTACCTCTTGCGAATCGTCGCCGACGGAAAAACCTCTACGCATCGGTTCCTTAAACAAGATGCTGAGTAG